A section of the Anaerohalosphaeraceae bacterium genome encodes:
- the panB gene encoding 3-methyl-2-oxobutanoate hydroxymethyltransferase, giving the protein MAARKNILTLLEMKRTGRKITAVTCYDYTTAQWVSRAGVDMILVGDSAAQVVFGCESTLPADMDMMVMLTAAVRKGAPDVCLVADMPFLSYQTCPADAVRNAGRFVREADAQIIKMEVSAAYLDAVKAVSDAGMAVMAHIGIRPQSITKLGRLKAEGTTAELAYELLELSEKMVQAGAGALLLEGTAREAAALIARQSPVPVISCGSGPDCDGQILVISDILGLSPGPMPKFSRRFAELGPAVEQAVAAYAKDVREGRFPDDSQCYHIRPGELEKLTQCLARRSNNQ; this is encoded by the coding sequence ATGGCTGCAAGAAAGAACATTTTGACCTTACTGGAAATGAAGCGGACTGGCCGGAAGATTACGGCGGTTACCTGCTATGACTATACGACGGCCCAATGGGTCAGCCGGGCGGGCGTCGATATGATTCTGGTGGGGGATTCCGCTGCCCAGGTCGTGTTTGGCTGCGAATCGACTCTGCCGGCCGATATGGATATGATGGTGATGCTCACAGCCGCCGTACGAAAAGGGGCGCCGGATGTCTGTCTGGTGGCGGATATGCCGTTTCTTTCCTATCAGACCTGTCCGGCGGATGCGGTCCGAAATGCAGGCCGGTTTGTCCGGGAAGCAGACGCACAAATCATCAAAATGGAAGTCTCTGCGGCCTATCTGGATGCCGTCAAGGCCGTCAGCGATGCCGGCATGGCCGTTATGGCCCATATCGGAATTCGTCCTCAAAGCATTACAAAACTCGGACGGCTGAAGGCCGAAGGCACAACGGCGGAGCTGGCCTATGAGCTGCTCGAATTGAGCGAAAAAATGGTCCAGGCCGGCGCCGGAGCACTCCTGCTGGAAGGGACAGCCCGAGAGGCCGCCGCTTTGATTGCCCGGCAAAGCCCCGTTCCGGTTATCAGCTGCGGGTCCGGGCCCGACTGTGACGGCCAGATTTTGGTCATCTCTGACATTCTTGGGCTCAGCCCGGGTCCGATGCCGAAGTTTTCCAGGCGATTTGCCGAGCTGGGACCGGCGGTGGAACAGGCTGTAGCCGCCTATGCAAAGGACGTGCGGGAAGGCCGCTTCCCTGATGATTCACAATGCTACCATATCAGGCCGGGCGAGCTGGAGAAATTAACGCAGTGCCTGGCCCGACGCAGCAACAATCAGTAA
- a CDS encoding glycosyltransferase, giving the protein MPPDQNNTGGACRKVCRPLLFVRPEVLRLYPGLFRSMLVGFVGSSYRPALAGPQGSDFYKVLCPSVEVFEYPQGWQFRSWSRPMQEFLELIYSYRPTVLHGVWPAHARLLRFLSDCFEVPYILSFFDFPTKLFSRLFPFEQADALTAASEPILQAVRQNGRGQLPPIHLIRPGCYAEDTCVCFSDPSRLPSLVLAHPLDRAESLEPFLQALRHLRLDGFDFFAAILGSGRAEHAVRRRVRNLGLRANAIVVPMEESIRDVLSGADIFVYLNPVRRFEPLLLEVMGTGLAIAGAPDPAGGLLQDGKTALWLEPNNELSIYTALKKLLSRPELARQLAAAAQDYVRRHHPVSRMIEQLIELYLSVRKQSSDSRKTP; this is encoded by the coding sequence ATGCCTCCTGACCAAAACAATACCGGCGGAGCGTGTCGGAAGGTTTGCAGGCCTTTGCTTTTTGTCCGGCCGGAGGTGCTTCGGCTGTACCCCGGACTTTTTCGAAGTATGCTTGTGGGGTTTGTCGGGTCGTCCTATCGTCCGGCGCTGGCGGGGCCGCAGGGAAGCGATTTTTATAAGGTTTTATGTCCGTCCGTAGAGGTTTTTGAGTATCCTCAGGGCTGGCAGTTCCGCAGTTGGAGCCGGCCCATGCAGGAGTTTCTTGAACTGATTTATTCCTATCGCCCGACGGTCCTGCACGGCGTTTGGCCGGCCCATGCACGCCTGCTGCGTTTTCTTTCCGACTGCTTTGAGGTCCCTTATATCCTGTCTTTTTTTGACTTTCCGACCAAACTCTTCAGCCGGCTGTTTCCTTTTGAGCAGGCGGATGCTCTGACAGCCGCCAGTGAGCCGATTCTGCAGGCTGTCCGGCAAAACGGACGCGGACAGCTGCCTCCGATTCATCTGATCCGACCCGGCTGCTATGCAGAGGATACCTGTGTCTGTTTTTCCGACCCCTCCCGTCTGCCGAGTCTGGTTCTGGCTCATCCGCTGGACCGGGCCGAATCGCTGGAACCGTTTCTTCAGGCCCTGCGACACCTGCGGCTGGACGGATTTGACTTTTTTGCGGCGATTCTTGGTTCCGGACGGGCGGAACATGCGGTTCGACGAAGGGTAAGGAATCTCGGTCTGCGGGCGAATGCCATTGTGGTTCCGATGGAGGAGTCAATTCGGGATGTGCTGTCCGGGGCCGATATCTTTGTTTATCTGAATCCGGTCCGGCGATTCGAGCCGCTTTTGCTGGAGGTCATGGGAACGGGACTGGCCATAGCGGGGGCACCGGACCCGGCGGGGGGGCTGCTGCAGGACGGCAAAACAGCCCTTTGGCTGGAACCGAACAATGAATTGAGCATTTATACGGCTCTGAAGAAACTTCTGAGCCGCCCGGAGCTGGCCCGTCAGCTGGCTGCAGCGGCGCAGGATTACGTTCGCCGCCATCACCCTGTCAGCAGGATGATTGAGCAGCTGATAGAGCTATATTTGTCGGTTCGGAAACAGTCATCCGATTCACGGAAGACGCCTTGA